The following are encoded together in the Myxococcales bacterium genome:
- a CDS encoding purine-binding chemotaxis protein CheW, translated as MGPVREFLVLALGGDDYGVELTSIREILNPPPITPVPRANKAILGVCSVRGLLVTVLDLRRRLDLEPNSAPKRRRLLLTNGARDEVFGIIVDEVRQVVRLTESELELSSAVLGDDVADHVLGIGRPQSAQNVIILLDLSRVVALSPEEK; from the coding sequence GTGGGCCCGGTCCGCGAGTTCCTCGTGCTCGCCCTCGGAGGCGATGACTACGGCGTGGAATTGACCAGCATCCGCGAGATCCTGAACCCGCCGCCGATCACGCCGGTGCCCCGGGCAAACAAGGCGATCCTCGGCGTGTGTAGCGTCCGCGGGTTGTTGGTCACCGTGCTCGATCTGCGGCGGCGGCTCGACCTCGAGCCGAACTCGGCGCCGAAGCGCCGGCGCTTGCTGCTCACCAACGGTGCGCGGGACGAGGTGTTCGGGATCATCGTCGACGAGGTGCGCCAGGTCGTGCGCCTGACCGAGAGTGAGCTCGAGCTCTCGAGCGCCGTGCTCGGGGACGACGTCGCGGATCACGTGCTTGGCATCGGCCGACCCCAGAGCGCACAAAACGTGATCATCTTGCTCGATCTGTCTCGCGTGGTGGCGCTCTCGCCGGAGGAGAAGTGA
- a CDS encoding purine-binding chemotaxis protein CheW → MAGGKMRPDPQKSLVGFTVGDVRYAVPISAVREIVNPLDLTLLPHSPLSVAGVANHRGAVIPVVDLRARFGLPRASDQRRAKWILVDVEARTVGLMVDGVTEVFGTGGADLEPAPNLGAGDDVRGIIGVAKQPDGMVFVLDVSRFDSIVAPLAAQGLLGTGEPGS, encoded by the coding sequence ATGGCTGGCGGAAAGATGAGGCCAGATCCTCAGAAAAGCTTGGTTGGGTTCACGGTGGGCGACGTCAGGTACGCCGTCCCCATCTCGGCAGTCCGAGAGATCGTCAATCCCCTCGACCTCACGCTGCTCCCGCACTCTCCGCTGTCCGTCGCGGGTGTCGCCAATCATCGCGGTGCGGTGATCCCTGTCGTCGATCTACGAGCGCGATTCGGCCTGCCGCGCGCGTCGGATCAGCGGCGCGCCAAATGGATCTTGGTCGACGTCGAGGCTCGAACCGTGGGGTTGATGGTGGATGGGGTCACGGAGGTGTTCGGCACCGGGGGAGCAGACCTCGAGCCGGCGCCGAATCTGGGCGCGGGTGACGACGTACGGGGCATCATTGGTGTCGCCAAACAGCCCGACGGCATGGTGTTCGTGCTCGACGTGTCGCGCTTCGACTCGATCGTCGCGCCGCTCGCCGCCCAGGGGCTGCTCGGCACCGGAGAGCCTGGGTCGTGA
- a CDS encoding HEAT repeat domain-containing protein, with the protein MSDGAALEQALATGDVEERRREVARLRTLPTLARPELLLTALGDVDWRVRKEAVLSLVAFADKAEVLELLLGALRPNDNVGLRNSAVEALASCGVSALPSLARALGALDPDGRKLVVDVLCKGGRPESLPLLRSLVRDPDVNVRGAAVEAVATVGNGCAEEAIAILDACLDAPEPFVRLAALDGLNRLGAILPWERLAPLVGDPVLGSRALIAAARCGAEPAADVLLLALGSARDLGFSEVLGAIIELARTSPAGRARLQAGAGKVSRDDMDRVLRLAGDELALPQARRHALGVAGLLRAAAAAVVAVSALSDDALAEEAELALAELGSVAVPALVAGADGSSWEQRAACIALLGPMAAVEPDAAAAAKRALQDPVPEVVAAALDALSAAGDRSALGDAARLLSAGPRVTQAAHRALVALARRHPADAEKLVQAASPKGAEAEAAAIAIEVLGPGRPQARAHLDFLAAALDGPFPSARAAALSALSAMVDASALEPVAFALSDEEPLVRLAAVRALGRLRGSDGRALGVERLTEVARSTTEVVLAAAAARALGEVADSRAAPVLSGLIDRQPILAVAAIEALSRYEQGLGREAFTQALGHADTEVVKTAMRALSTGTPAGMAELLAGCLDHREWDVRRLAAELMGSLGGDTALAALRGRLSLEAHDLVCEAIAHAIAEAEGASGRRRTAPPPSLRGVPRR; encoded by the coding sequence GTGAGTGACGGCGCGGCGCTCGAGCAGGCGCTCGCCACCGGCGACGTCGAAGAGCGCCGACGGGAGGTCGCGCGCCTGCGCACTCTCCCCACTCTCGCTCGTCCCGAGCTGCTCCTGACTGCGCTCGGTGACGTCGATTGGCGTGTGCGCAAGGAGGCTGTGCTCTCACTGGTGGCCTTTGCGGACAAGGCCGAGGTGCTCGAATTGCTCTTGGGTGCGCTTCGGCCCAACGACAACGTCGGTTTGAGAAACAGCGCAGTCGAGGCGCTGGCGAGCTGCGGGGTGAGCGCACTGCCTTCGCTCGCGCGGGCGCTCGGAGCGCTCGATCCGGACGGGCGGAAGCTGGTGGTCGATGTCCTCTGCAAAGGTGGCCGACCGGAATCGTTGCCGCTGCTTCGCTCCCTGGTGCGCGATCCCGACGTCAACGTACGCGGAGCGGCGGTGGAAGCGGTCGCCACTGTGGGCAATGGTTGCGCCGAGGAGGCCATCGCCATCTTGGACGCCTGTCTCGACGCCCCCGAGCCCTTCGTACGGCTCGCCGCGCTCGACGGCTTGAATCGACTCGGGGCGATCTTGCCCTGGGAGCGGCTGGCGCCGCTGGTCGGTGATCCGGTGCTCGGTTCGCGCGCGCTCATCGCCGCCGCACGCTGCGGCGCCGAGCCCGCTGCCGACGTGCTCTTGCTCGCGCTTGGGTCAGCGCGCGATCTGGGATTTTCCGAGGTGCTTGGCGCAATCATCGAGCTTGCGCGGACCAGCCCCGCGGGTCGTGCGCGGCTCCAGGCCGGCGCTGGAAAAGTCTCCAGGGACGACATGGACCGCGTTCTCCGTCTCGCCGGTGACGAGCTGGCGTTGCCGCAGGCCCGGCGTCATGCGCTGGGCGTCGCAGGACTACTACGCGCGGCCGCTGCGGCTGTCGTTGCGGTGTCCGCGCTCTCGGACGATGCGCTGGCAGAGGAGGCCGAGCTGGCGCTGGCCGAGCTCGGAAGTGTCGCCGTCCCGGCGCTGGTGGCCGGCGCGGACGGTTCGAGCTGGGAGCAGCGCGCCGCCTGCATCGCGCTGCTCGGACCGATGGCCGCCGTCGAGCCTGACGCGGCAGCAGCGGCCAAGCGTGCGCTTCAGGATCCGGTCCCAGAGGTGGTCGCCGCTGCGCTCGACGCACTCTCGGCTGCCGGGGATCGCTCCGCTCTCGGTGACGCTGCCAGACTGCTCTCGGCGGGACCTCGGGTGACGCAGGCGGCGCATCGCGCGCTAGTGGCGTTGGCGCGGCGGCATCCCGCGGACGCCGAGAAGCTAGTGCAGGCGGCGAGCCCAAAGGGAGCGGAGGCGGAGGCAGCTGCGATCGCAATCGAGGTGCTCGGGCCCGGGCGACCGCAGGCGCGAGCTCATTTGGACTTCCTCGCGGCCGCCCTCGACGGACCATTCCCCAGCGCTCGGGCCGCTGCACTCTCCGCGCTCTCGGCGATGGTCGATGCGTCTGCACTCGAGCCCGTGGCATTTGCCTTGAGTGACGAGGAACCCCTCGTGCGGCTTGCCGCAGTGCGTGCGCTCGGCCGCCTGCGGGGCTCGGACGGACGCGCGCTCGGCGTCGAACGCCTCACCGAGGTCGCCCGTTCCACGACCGAAGTCGTCTTGGCGGCCGCAGCGGCCCGTGCGCTGGGCGAAGTCGCCGACTCACGCGCAGCTCCTGTGCTCTCCGGCCTGATCGATCGGCAGCCAATCTTGGCCGTGGCCGCCATCGAGGCCCTGTCTCGGTACGAGCAGGGGCTTGGCCGCGAAGCCTTCACGCAAGCGCTGGGTCACGCCGACACCGAGGTCGTCAAGACGGCGATGCGGGCCCTGTCTACCGGGACCCCGGCGGGGATGGCCGAGCTGCTCGCAGGCTGTCTCGATCATCGGGAGTGGGACGTGCGCCGGCTGGCCGCCGAGTTGATGGGCTCACTCGGGGGCGACACGGCGCTCGCTGCACTCCGCGGCAGGCTGTCGCTGGAAGCTCATGATCTGGTCTGTGAGGCCATCGCGCACGCGATCGCCGAAGCCGAGGGTGCGAGCGGGCGACGGCGCACGGCTCCCCCGCCGAGCCTGCGCGGGGTGCCGCGGCGATGA
- a CDS encoding chemotaxis protein CheA has translation MADPGERAREEFFTEAQEIVEAFSRNLLSLDATLKAGGDDPSLVNEAFRAVHTLKGLAGLFGASKMGMLSHRLEDVLDALRLGRMHLSPQVLDTLFSAVDVYAQILVAEKEGSEAPLAAVDDLCAVLDALGSGGVPAGQLGSSYELDPGLLAVLTEYEEHRLRANIEHGLALYRLRVQFDLATIDRALEEIKERAKRHGEIITYLPTGESASPDTIELDLLMASRDDLATLIGTLGADHVVIEAVPRRRRPSLAAGTLHPPPPGGGTLVSLAPPAPGAEALVEEEPAPAEHAASLKSVTQTVRVDIKKLDHLMNIVGELSIVRGVLSRLSERVRADGQRQLSAEILRVHRNFDRRLGELRDAILEVRMVPLGQVFDRLARVVRQISRDVGKEIRLVITGAETEIDKLIVEELSDPLMHMIRNAIDHGIESAEVRERAGKPPAGTIALNAYQKGNHVMIEIEDDGGGIDEEALLEKAVAFGRIARAEAHDLSRQELLGLIFTPGVSTRDEPGDFSGRGVGMDVVKTNLGKIGGVIDVHSERGIGTKMTITLPITLAIVNALLVRVAGQVFAIAVSSVSEAIVFDPRKLKRIDGREVISLRGKTLPICRLDAVLALASEGPSEGRRYVVVTSLGARRLGLVVDAVLGQEDIVIKALGASFDDIRCLSGATELGDQRVGLVLDPAALLEEVLASAETAALGAALGG, from the coding sequence ATGGCTGACCCGGGGGAGCGGGCGCGCGAAGAGTTCTTCACCGAGGCGCAGGAGATCGTCGAGGCCTTCTCGCGAAACCTGCTCTCCCTCGACGCGACGCTCAAGGCGGGCGGGGACGACCCTTCCCTCGTCAACGAAGCGTTTCGCGCAGTTCACACCCTCAAGGGGCTGGCAGGGCTGTTTGGCGCTTCGAAGATGGGAATGCTGTCCCACCGGCTCGAAGACGTGCTCGACGCGCTGCGCCTGGGGCGCATGCACCTGAGCCCGCAGGTGCTCGATACACTCTTTTCCGCGGTCGACGTCTACGCTCAAATTCTGGTGGCCGAGAAGGAGGGTTCGGAGGCGCCGCTCGCCGCCGTGGACGATCTCTGCGCCGTGCTCGACGCGCTCGGGTCCGGTGGTGTTCCAGCGGGCCAGCTCGGGTCCAGCTACGAGCTGGACCCCGGGCTGCTCGCAGTGCTCACCGAGTACGAAGAGCACAGGCTGCGCGCCAACATCGAGCACGGTCTCGCGCTCTACCGGTTGCGCGTGCAGTTCGATCTAGCAACAATCGATCGTGCCCTGGAAGAGATCAAGGAGCGCGCAAAACGCCACGGTGAGATCATCACCTACCTGCCCACCGGCGAATCGGCTAGCCCCGATACCATCGAGCTCGATCTGCTCATGGCGTCGCGCGACGATCTGGCGACACTGATCGGCACACTGGGCGCCGACCACGTCGTGATCGAAGCGGTCCCACGCCGTCGCCGGCCTTCCCTGGCAGCCGGCACCTTGCACCCACCACCTCCGGGCGGAGGGACGCTCGTCTCGTTGGCGCCTCCGGCGCCTGGAGCCGAGGCCTTGGTCGAGGAAGAGCCGGCGCCGGCGGAGCACGCGGCCTCACTCAAGTCCGTGACTCAGACGGTGCGGGTGGACATCAAGAAGCTCGACCACCTGATGAACATCGTCGGTGAGCTCAGCATCGTGCGGGGGGTCCTCTCGCGGCTGTCGGAGCGGGTGCGAGCGGACGGACAGCGGCAGCTCTCCGCCGAGATCCTGCGCGTGCACCGCAATTTCGACCGGCGCCTGGGTGAGCTCCGAGATGCGATCCTCGAGGTGCGCATGGTCCCCCTCGGTCAAGTGTTCGACCGCCTCGCGCGGGTAGTGCGGCAAATCAGTCGTGACGTCGGCAAGGAAATCCGGCTGGTCATCACCGGCGCCGAAACCGAGATCGACAAACTCATCGTCGAGGAGCTGAGCGACCCGCTGATGCACATGATCCGGAACGCCATCGATCACGGCATCGAGTCGGCAGAGGTTCGTGAAAGAGCCGGCAAGCCGCCCGCCGGCACGATCGCCCTGAATGCCTATCAGAAGGGCAATCACGTCATGATCGAGATCGAAGACGACGGCGGCGGCATCGACGAGGAAGCGCTGCTGGAGAAGGCAGTGGCGTTCGGCCGCATTGCGCGGGCCGAGGCCCACGACCTGAGCCGACAGGAGCTGCTCGGGTTGATCTTCACTCCCGGGGTCAGCACCCGAGACGAGCCGGGGGATTTCAGCGGCCGGGGCGTTGGCATGGATGTGGTCAAGACCAACCTCGGCAAGATTGGCGGGGTCATCGACGTGCACAGCGAGCGCGGCATCGGCACGAAGATGACGATCACGCTGCCGATCACGCTGGCCATCGTCAACGCGCTGCTGGTGCGGGTCGCGGGCCAGGTGTTCGCGATCGCCGTGAGCAGTGTGTCGGAGGCGATCGTGTTCGACCCGCGCAAGCTGAAGCGAATCGATGGACGCGAGGTCATTTCGCTGCGTGGTAAGACGCTGCCGATTTGTCGCCTAGACGCGGTACTCGCCCTGGCCAGCGAGGGGCCCAGCGAAGGACGCCGTTATGTGGTCGTGACGTCGCTCGGCGCGCGACGCCTCGGGCTGGTGGTGGACGCGGTGCTGGGGCAAGAGGACATCGTGATCAAGGCGCTCGGTGCGTCGTTCGACGACATTCGATGTCTCTCGGGGGCGACCGAGCTGGGCGACCAGCGTGTGGGTCTGGTGCTCGACCCCGCGGCGTTGCTCGAGGAGGTACTGGCGTCGGCCGAGACGGCGGCGCTGGGGGCGGCTCTCGGTGGCTGA